In the genome of Gemmatimonas sp., one region contains:
- a CDS encoding DUF350 domain-containing protein, producing MQWSIVGLNILYATLGVVLMFAAYRIIDILTPQVDFAEELKKGNVAVGLFVAAIFVSVAIVVGGALN from the coding sequence ATGCAATGGTCGATCGTCGGGCTCAATATCCTGTACGCCACGCTCGGTGTGGTGCTCATGTTCGCGGCGTATCGCATCATCGACATCCTCACGCCGCAGGTCGACTTCGCGGAGGAGTTGAAGAAGGGGAACGTGGCGGTGGGGCTGTTCGTGGCGGCGATCTTCGTCTCGGTGGCGATCGTCGTGGGCGGTGCGCTGAATTGA